cctaaacacacacacacacacacacacacacacacacacacacacacacacacacacacacaaaccaccccacccccacccaccccccacacacagacacacgcattCACACTCACCTTGTTGTAGTTTCCCGAGAACTGGTCCTTCAGCTTGGATTCGGCCCCGCTGGAAGACACCATGGCCAGGAAGTTACCTTTGGCACCGCTGTCTAGCACCCTCTTGTACGTCCCAGGAAACAGctgtgtgtggggggcgggggtgaggAAGATGATAAGGCTGTTTAACATTTTGAATCATATTAGTAAAGTTGACGTTTCCCTGGTATAATCGGTTGGTAGATAGTtaagtaaggagggaggaaggtagggaggtagggaagtaCAAAGATtaatggatagatatatagacggaTTGACAGATATACAGACTGATAGACAGTAGAGTACTACGTAAGGACAGGTGTAGACAATTATTCTCAGGTGTGCTAATGGTAAAGAGACATTgcgagggtctctctctctcctctctctctctatcacatcTCTATCACTCACATTATTGAAACCTGTGGTCAGGGTTTGGGTTTTGTTTTCATATTGTACGTTCATGATTGAGTCGAGGATGACGGCGCCTCCGAAGAAGCTGGGGTTTTGCTGATGTAGTCCCACAGCCACGTTTTTGACGAAGTGGTAGCCGCCCGGATGCCCTGATGATCCCTGCAGGTGAAGACAGGTGTGCTAAGACTCGTATTGTCAAATGTAAAGTTGCTGGGCTTCCTATGGACTGTTTAGTGACCcatgtgatagttttacacgacttctgcaccttgaacgggaaaatcaccgatgaaaacccggttaatctctgTGACCTTGGAAATGGTCGTTATGAGAACCCGATGCGTTTAAGAATATGTGCCTAAGACTCGTATTATCTAACGTTTCGGgctctttttacttccttcctccctcaccttgtaGTGCTTGGTGTTGATATCGAAGGCCACGAAGATGGTAGTGAAGTTATCGGCGAAGCGTCCAGACCAGTCGGTGTTGAAGCTGCAGACGGGCCACCTCGAGCAGCGCTGCCACCCCCGCGCCGTTGTAGAAGAGAGGGTCAGAGAGGCCGTTGCTGTCGTAGTcggcgcccaccaccaccactgcatcgGCTTGTTGCGTGATGGCTTTCTTGATGCCGATTATGTTTGTGCCTCCACCTGACCATAGGGCGGGAGTTAGTTGTGACGGAGTTGTGGGGTGGTTTTTGTGGATGGGGTGTTACTTTGTgagtgtggttgggtgggtgggtgtgggggtgtttAAACGTATCTCtgtatctttattcttttccttctctttttaatccttcctgttgtattttgttttagtgtcctcctcctcctcctccacctcctccgtttatttcttttcctctatttccctctcacttttcaattcttccttacaccttaatacacacacacacacacacacacacacacacacacacacacacacacacacacacacacacacaaacacacacacacacatgcacatacccTACCTCACCCctgacccctctcctccctccccaacaCCCCCCAACCATCACTCACCGTCACAGTGTTAGAACCAAATCCTCTCGGGTccgtgttgatggtggtgttgaactTCTGCTCGTGCACCTCGAGGCCATAATATGAGAACTTGTTCTTGATGTATTCCCTCGCGGCCTCCCTCGTGGGCCGGTTGTCCTCTATGGGGTAGCGGTCCTTGAAGAACGTCTCCATGTGTTGCTTGAGGTCCACCTCAGCGAAGAAATCTCCGCTGACGGTGCCTGTAGCGAGGTGAAAAGGGAAGGTGTGAGTGGCGGAGTAACTGTTTTTTCACTCACTTGCTGATACCTTCACTACTTTACCCACTTCTTTGTTGCCTCACTCCTTTttcgtcgtagggtgggtgaggcgacgcgcccccggtGTATGCCCCAGTgattgattatgtgtgtgtgtgtgtgttcgtgtgtgtgtgtgtgtgtgtgtatgtgtgtgtgtgtgtgtgtgtgtgtgtgtgtgtgaagatgatCGTTGTGTTAAAGAATTGGAGTAAAGAAGGTTTAAAGGAAAATGGATGATGTTAGGTCTAATAATGGTGTGTGAAGGGTACTAAGGTGCTtatgaggaggagaataagggtgTTGTAAGGCTGAAAAGGGTCAGGaaaggtcatggtggtggtggtggtggtggtggtcgttgtagtggtgatgatgacatATAATCATCTAGAATACCTTTTCGCGGTGTATCCTTTGCCTTAACTAGACCCTTGGGCAAGGGTATTGGAAGAATATGTTATACCCATGGCAAGGGTATGCTGTCACAGGTACATCAGAGTTCTTTTATACCCCCATAGGGTACACTATTTGAGACACGAAAAATGCCGTTTCTATACCCTTCGTATGCCTTTCCTTTATTACAGTGTCCCCCTTTCAGTCGCACAAGCCGgctctctcactctgtctccatccatctttccacctctcactttcccttttcttacctgCAAGCACGAGCAGTGCCACGATAATTAACTTCATCTTCCGGTGTGGTCAGGTGCGGGCGAATTTCCAGGTGTGGAGTGAGTGTCTCTCTCAACGTTCTCCTCTCGActgcctctccttcttccctcttctcgcttcctctgcgGCGCCTTTATGACCCCTTATCGCTAGTATGCCGCCTGTCGTCACCACTGAGTTTTGTGGCCGTAAATGTGTCAGCGTATTTTCCCTCTGTTTTTAATGTTTACTAAGCCGTGGGTgtgttgcctgagagagagagagagagagagagagagagagagagagagagagagagagagagagagagagagagagagagagagagagagagagagagagagagagagagagagagagagagagagagagaaatatgttgtTTTGAAATAATAAAAGACCGATCGTCACACACTATGAATCAGACAGGTAATGAcgtaggaaagtgaaggtgttAAAAGGATCTTATACACCTCGATTGGCCTGGTAAGCTTCGCTAACCTGCCACACCCTGACTCTTAGTATTATATGGGTGTTTTACATTGATAAGGCATTTGGTTGttgattgtttgttttttcgtttatttgtttCTTGTGGGTGAGTTAAGAGATGTGTCAGCCCTTTTCTGTCTATGTGTTTATTTTCctatctgtcttgtctgtctttcttcgtGTTTCTCTTTCATTGGGGTTTCtgtatgcgtgtgtgtctgtttctcttgtctctctctctctctcagggctcggttcttggcccagtgctcttcattatttacatcaacgatgtggatgttggactcaataatcgcattagtaaatttgcagacgacacaaaggttGGTAGCTCGGTTCTCAacttctcactgacgaagacaggaaagcctccaagaggatttgcacaaaatttcacctTGGTCGGATGGATGGGacatgccctttaacgtagacaagtgccaggtccttcaagttggaacaagaaataagttcgaatacgaaatgcgcggcgttaaattcACAatcgttcaatgcgttaaggaccggggggtcaaaatcgctcaacctcaaattctcacatcaatgcatcgatgcagcaaataaagcgaacagaatgttgggcttcattaaaaagaaactttttattcaagaataaagatgtaatacttccactctacaatagtttagtcagaccccacttggaatatgcggtacagttttggtctccttaccatgcaaaggacattgctaaattagaaggtgttcagcgtcgggcaacaaaaattatcctttccttgcgcaacaaattctACAAAGAAAAGCTttttacccttaacatgttctctctaaagaaacgtcgcctccaaagAAAACTGagcgaatgttttaaaatacttaatggtttcacgaatgtagacagaacaaaattctttatgatcgatgacactttgggaatgaggaacaatggcataaaactcaaatgtagacaagtaagttcagactgcaccaaatttttcctcaccaacgttgtagtgcgagaatggaataagctcccaccgtcagtggtccagtgtaacacgattgactccctttaaaacaagctcgaccgtcacttccttgaacttaatattagctagagtagaaaagcaacgttttggagccatctgattagtgtagattcacttaggtttaaggacagaccacctagtctggaccatggggtctgtggtctgattttcatgtaattctatgtaattctctctctctctctctctctctcatttggctGGTTAAGGCATCAATAAATAGGCTTGAGTTTTCTTTATTATGTGTGTGGTTTGCTTTCTGTTGAGTCCTGATGATTACCTTCGGGgttaccctccacacacacacacacacacacacacacacacacacacggcctgcaCTCAGAATCCATGTCTAATCATTTATCAGTAGTAAGCTGCCTAGCcaatcatctgtgtgtgtgtgtgtgtgtgtgtgtgtgagagagagagagagagagagagagagagagagagagagagagagagagagagagagagagagagagagagagagagagagagagagagagagagagagagagagagagagagagagaaggggggggtgggCATGAATAAGTTGTTTTTTTATTAAGTGCATCATATTTTCTAACAAAccacatttcctttattttactagTGTTTTGTAAGTGATTTATGACAAGGTAAACACGTAGACGTTTGTGTTATTCCTACTTCCATTACTCTCATCAGTAGTATTGTATTTCCTTACATCTACGATTCACGAGGACAAAACACACTTGATTATGACCAATTACACTTTTTATCGTGTATGGACATGAGTGATTCCAGTGCCCAAAATGCACTTCGAAAATTAACTCATAAGAATATGTAATTGTCAGCCATTCAGTCACCTAGCcactcagtcagttaatcaggcAATTATTTAGTAACTCACTTAGTTTATCAggcagtcagttagccagtcatttagtcagtcggcGAATCAGTTAGCCAAGCCAATGAAttagccaatcagtcaatcagtcagtcattcaatcatctagtcagtcagtcattggtCCCTTGTAAATGGAGCTCAAAGGTCACTGTTATATGTGAAGTTATATTTTATATATGAGGGAAAAAGAAATCGTAGTGACCAATAAAAAAAGCAAAGGTTGACTTACACATATTTATTACCTAGTCAGTCAGGTGGAACAAGGATCGAGACGGCGACTAGACAGCAACTATGACCTGAAAACATTACTGATAACATAGACAACAGAACCTCATGTTATTAATCTTTCAGAAATGGAACACTCCGTCAACTCAATAGAATGAATCTTTTCCCGCGTGATGGAACCCACTCTTTGCACCCAGCCTAACCCAGACTTTACGAAGACGAAGGTAAATCAAAGGAGGATAACTGTAAGGTGTGctgggagagacggaggagaagcCAGGGAGgtaataggaaaggaggagatggaggaggaggaagataggtatCGAGTTGACtgtgtggagagaaaaaaatataacaatgacccttaccaccatcaccacaacacacacacacacacacacacacacacacacacacaccttccttagagctaaaaataaacttaaaactgATGTCAAACTTAAAAGAATCAAACTTCAACTTCATTTTTCTGTGTAATTAAGAACATAGGCGTTTTAACTCTAAATAAAGGATGAGAAAATTCTTAAACTTACAATTCCGAAAATAAAAGACGATCAGGACTGGAAATCATATAAAGAAATCCAATATCATTACCATGCCTTTGGTTTTTAATACACTTGTTAATTTGTCACTCAGGTTTTTGTATTGGTATTTACACATTCATGATTTACAAAGTCACTCTTAATATCGCTTTCCATGATCAAGAAAGGGATCTCAGAGAGTTACAAGAGGTTCAGATGCTGAAAAAGGATGGTATGGTCGCTAATCTCTTTTGCTTGGGTATATAAGGATTCCAAGGCTGTTGCGTGAATTATGTGGAGACGAAGgaattaattccttccttccttccttccttccttccttcctttcctccctcgcatTACATGTAGAGGCGGACTAGACACATCATTAGAGCAGTCATAAGGATTGATGGGAGACTGGACACAGCGTTGGACTCTGTGGGTAGATAGATggagattgttattattattattattattattattattattattattattattattattattattattattattattattattattattattattattattattattattattattattattattattatgtattgttatttttatcattagcATCAgcataagcattttttttttgttgttgttgtagtttcgTGTTATTTCGAGGTTTTCCTTTTTGAAACTGAATAGATTATCGCTGTGTTGTTTTGTTgtcctttctgttgtttttgttgttattggtggtgatgttgttgttgttggtgtgtgtgtgtgtgtgtgtgtgtgtgtgtgtgtgtgtgtgtgtgtgtgtgtgtgtgtgtgtgtgtgtgtgtgtgtgtgttaatcagtCACTTACTCCTTAAATCACTAAAAAAGATGAGTCACATTAAATAAATCAGTAAAACTTCTCCCGTCAGACAGAGAGACGGATGGATAGACAGGTAGACGGGTATTACCAGGTAGCTCAATCAACCGTGTCGTACCTTTAGGCGGCAACAGGGTAGCTCAAGGatcgaggaggaaggagtggtggcCCGGACGGTGGCGTTGATTTAACTCCAGCCTCTCCTCCGTCAGTAGATCCACAGGCTGGCAGGTGGAGCAGCCTCTTTGGGGTTGCTGGAAGGTGGCTGGGGGGTAAGGGGAGgtagatgaggaggtggaggtgggtgttGAGGGTTAGGGAAGCAGATGGGGTGtggtgaaaggaaaaagaggggtcaaggaggtggaggtaaggaggggTAAGTGAGGGGAGGTAGGTTCGGAGGTGAACGTAGACGGGGTGTTACGGAAGAGTGGGTGTGGTGAACGCTAAAgcgggggcaggtgaggggggggcgaAGGGTAGGTAGGTGAGGAGATGGACGTGGCCGTGGGGAATAAGGGGCGGAAGGTGAGGGCGTGGGCATTGGTGTGGTGAGTCAGGGGAAATAGGGGAAAAGGTGGGCATGGGCGtgaggatttgtgggcatttccatgggtagttttatgatcctggtggtattttgacaaagcttctgcactatgaacgtaaacaaacactcatggggacgcgtccaacctctttttttggcctttaAATGTGActgatgtaagagaaggaagtgtctaagaataccgactATGAAGTTCTCAGTCAAGATTTTGAGTCAAGGTAGGTAGGGCAACGGTGGGTACATGCACTATAGCTGcgtgtggctgcggtgctcatctccgatccgttggccaTTTGAGCCTGTTGTAGTTAACAACCAATTACCCGGAAgacgggccaatgtgaaatccgggattaccacagtttaccttctcgagttttcccaaggtacccatttatcgatcagcctaaaatggaggatgaacagctgggttggctgcacgccgactgcccgggcctgAATTCGAACCCTGGTCCTCGGAGTTGTAGCCAAGCACgttgaccactagaccacggaggcgctacagtttattcatttattgatttatttttgtatttgtttgttttgggggTAAGGGGGCCGCTCAAGGGCTGTAAACAAAAATAGCAATAACAAAGCCCGCTAAGACGTTGCTCCTACATAAGGAAacaggccagaagagaggtcctTTTCGAGTGGAGACGTGTCTTGAGACTCTTCTCTTGAAAGGTAACTAATAAACTCACCGGTGTCTGTAAGGAGGAGAGCTGGCAGGGCGATGGAGTTGTTCCTGTCATCCTTGAAGGCCCAGAAGTGAATGTTGTCACACTCGACGATAAGCTCAATCATCGGATCTAATGAGCCGCCGTTAATCATCACCATGTCCTCCAGCCTGTAACGCTGCCCTCGACGGTCCTgagggaagggtgggggaagAGGTAGATCGTTAGGTAGTTGGGCAGTTAAGAGAGATTTGTAGGTAGATAGTAAGGTTGGTtgataggtaggtagggaagtagATAAAGgaaagtgcagagagagagagagagagagagagagagagagagagagagagagagagagagagagagagagagagagagagagagagagagagagagtcatgcatGCTGCAATGATTTTACTACCAAAAACACCCCTTAAAAAATGAAAGCCATCAAAATtacgttgcacacacacacacacacacacacacacacacacacacacacacacacacactcacactcacacacactcaccttgtaGTAGGCTCCCGAGAATTGGTCGCTCAGCTTGGTGGAGTCCTCAGACCCTTTCAAAGACACCATAGCCAGGAAGTCGCCTTTGCCACCGCTCTCTGTTACTCTCTGGTACGTGTCAGGGAACagctgtgtgtggggggaggaagaTGGTAAGGCTGTTTAACATTTAGAAACATATTAGCAAACTTGACGTTTACTTGGAATGAACGGGAAGATGTATATGAAAGACATCTGACCAGTGAAATGTGAGGAGGGACAAAGGTTGGTAATAggtaagtagggagggaggaaggtagggaggtagcGAAGTacaaagatagataaatggatagatagacagacggatagacactAGAGTACTACGTTAGGAGTTCGGCAGATGTAGACAATTCTGTCGTGTGGCAAAGGTAAAGAGACATTgtggggggtctctctctctcttgaagtttgcttttattccttacttttctctattcatctgttttctttttcccatcctttccgcttatctttctatctatgtatttatctattttcttgtcagttcctttcttcctctttcatttcatatCTCTCTCGGTGGCTGAGCGGACAGCGTGCGGGCacggcgttcaggaggacgcaggttcgcgtccagTTTGTTATGATAACCCGGCATCGAGTGCCATCGTCGAGTGCCCTAAGACTACCAATCAACCCGGACACTACGTAGATTCTCTGCCAAAGAGGATCAAAGGTGAGCTCCGGagaacagcatgagccaagtaagatggcgccactataaacactgatTGCGCCACAGCAGACTGGGAGCCGACCTCCAGGCCCCATCAAGACAGCCTATCGGCGCCATAGgccaaagcataaaaaaaaaacgtatgtaaAATGAAAAAAGTGTTTTTATCTGtcaatatctatccatctatctatctatctatatctatctatctatgtatctatctatctatctatctatctatctatatatatatatatatatatatatatatatatatatatatatatatatatatatatatctctctctctacgtatatatatatatatatatatatatatatatatatatatatatatatatatatatatatatatatatatatatatatatatatatatatatatatatcactcacGTTATGGAAATTTTGGGTCAGGGTTTGGGTGTTGGGTTCATATTGTACGTTCATAATTGAGTCGAGGATGACGGCGCCTCCGAAGTAGTGGACGTTGTGATCGATGTAGTTCCACAGCCACTTGTTGACGAAGTAGTAGCCGCCCGGACGCCCCGATGATCCCTGCAGGTGAAGACAGATGTGCTTAGACTCGTTTTATTAAACGCAGAAGTTTCTAGGATTTTCATGTACTGATTAGTTACCCTATAAGTGATacttttacacgacttctgcaccttcaACGGGGAAAGTCAATCATGAAAACCCGTTTAGTTTTCTCAGTGGCCTTAGGAAATCGTCGTACTGGGAGCCCCAAACGTTTAAGCATATGTGCCTTAGACTGTATTATCTAAcgtttcctcttttacttccttcctccctcaccttgtaGTGCTTGGTGTTGATATCGAAGGCCACGAAGATGGTAGTGAAGTTATCGGCGAAGCGTCCAGACCAGTCGGTGTTGAAGCTGTAGACGTGGGCCACCTCGAGCAGCGCTGCCACCCCCGCGCCGTTGTAGAAGAGAGGGTCAGAGAGGCCGTTGCTGTCGTAGTcggcgcccaccaccaccactgcatcgGCTTGTTGCGTGATGGCTTTCTTGATGCCGATTATGTTTGTGCCCTCCACCTGATggccatggggggggggggggggggtatcagTGGGCATGGTGTTACCTTGTAAACATTTATGTGTTTGGGTTTATTTGgtgttactttgtgtgtgtgtgtgtgtgtgtgtgtgtgtatttacctatttgtatttaccaatttgtagtctaccgggcccgagttAAGCTCTAATAATCCTgtttccatatctacatttatccagcctttctttcatttgtgtgtgtgtgtgtgtgtgtgtgggtgtgtgggtaagGGTGTGTTTAAACATATCTGCATATCtagttttccttctatttttcatcCTGTTGATAtctttattattctcctcctccccctcctcctcctcctcctcctcctcctcctcctcctcctcctcctcctccttttcctctatttctctcttgccCTACAATCCCTCCTCATTCTtaagcataacacacacacacacacacacacaaacacacacacacacacacacacacacacacacacacacacacacacacacacacacacgtggacatACCCTACCCTCAGCCCtgaccccctctcctcccccctccccccaacaccccCAACCATCACTCACCGTCACAGTGTTAGAACCAAATCCTTTCGGGTccgtgttgatggtggtgttgaactTCTGCTCGTGCACCTCGAGGCCATAATATGAGAACTTGTTCTTGATGTATTCCCTCGCGGCCTCCCTCGTGGGCCGGTTGTCCTCTATGGGGTAGCGGTCCTTGAAGAACGTCTCCATGTGTTGCTTGAGGTCCACCTCAGCGAAGAAATCTCCGCTGACGGTGCCTGTAGCGAGGTGAAAAGGGAAGGTGTGAGTGGCGGAGTAACTCGTTTATTCACTCACCTGCTGATACCTTTACTACTTTACCCACTTCTTTGTTGCCTCACTCCTTTttcgtcgtagggtgggtgaggcgacgcgcccccggtGTATGCCCCCAGTgattgattatgtgtgtgtgtgtgtgtgtgtgtgtgtgtgtgtgtgtgtgtgtgtgttcgtgttcgtgtgtgtgtgtgtgtgtgtgtgtgtgtgtgtagtaataataataataataataataataataataataataataataataataacggtttatttagttacggcagccgtcaggctgaaaatgtacaAATTGTAGATACATTTTAACTTCGTTAATAGGGATTTGGGGTCTGATATGTGTGGAAAGGTTGTGGTGGGGGAGGTAGAGGGGTGGggggagtgcagtgtggtggagccgagaggggggggaaggtgcgtgcggtgtgtgtgtgtgtgtgtgtgtgtgtgtgtgtgtgtgtgtgtgaagacgcTCGTTGTGTTAAGGAATCGGTGTAAAGAAGGTTTAAAGGAAAACGGATGATGTTTGGTCTAATAACGTGTTTGAAGGGTACTCAGGTGCttatgaggaggagaatgaggggatggTAAGGGTGATAAGGGTCGGGAAAagtatgtaaggaaggaaagtagatggATTCATAGAATTTGAAATGAAATCAATGCTAATGTTGTCTTTGTtaatttttatcctcctcctcctcctcctccttctcccctgatCTGTCtgccgtgccagggtcacggtgaagcctctgggcagcagcagtcgtggattggactgcaggtagaggctctttatgagacaatggctggagttccagggtcctagttagcTGGACCGTGCCCTAGTTATTTAGGaatgcggtgtagaggagtgtggcgacctttTCACTGAAAAGCTTCCCTGGGAAACAGTTG
This region of Eriocheir sinensis breed Jianghai 21 unplaced genomic scaffold, ASM2467909v1 Scaffold690, whole genome shotgun sequence genomic DNA includes:
- the LOC126993853 gene encoding uncharacterized protein LOC126993853 translates to METFFKDRYPIEDNRPTREAAREYIKNKFSYYGLEVHEQKFNTTINTDPKGFGSNTVTVEGTNIIGIKKAITQQADAVVVVGADYDSNGLSDPLFYNGAGVAALLEVAHVYSFNTDWSGRFADNFTTIFVAFDINTKHYKGSSGRPGGYYFVNKWLWNYIDHNVHYFGGAVILDSIMNVQYEPNTQTLTQNFHNLFPDTYQRVTESGGKGDFLAMVSLKGSEDSTKLSDQFSGAYYKDRRGQRYRLEDMVMINGGSLDPMIELIVECDNIHFWAFKDDRNNSIALPALLLTDTATFHLWIY